A window of the Desulforapulum autotrophicum HRM2 genome harbors these coding sequences:
- the rplJ gene encoding 50S ribosomal protein L10: MNLSNKKEFVADFAVCLKETQISILVDYKGLNVESMTQLRSELRKEGVQLAVVKNTLLGMASEGTDTALMKDFFKGPNAIATCKDDPVAPARVLVKFAEDNDKLEIKAGTMNGKVLSVDDIKALAKMPSREVLLAQLLSAMNGVPTGLVRVLSGVPRAFMTVLSAISDQKEAA, from the coding sequence TTGAATTTATCTAATAAAAAAGAGTTTGTAGCCGATTTTGCGGTTTGCCTAAAGGAAACCCAGATCTCGATTCTTGTGGATTACAAGGGGCTCAATGTTGAATCCATGACCCAGCTCCGGTCAGAGTTGAGAAAAGAGGGTGTTCAGCTGGCTGTTGTGAAGAATACGCTTCTTGGAATGGCGTCCGAGGGTACAGATACCGCTTTGATGAAGGATTTCTTCAAGGGACCCAATGCCATTGCAACCTGCAAGGATGATCCTGTCGCTCCGGCAAGAGTTCTTGTCAAGTTTGCAGAAGATAACGACAAACTTGAGATCAAAGCTGGGACCATGAATGGTAAGGTTCTCTCGGTGGATGATATCAAGGCCCTTGCAAAAATGCCGTCTCGAGAGGTTCTTCTGGCCCAGTTGCTGTCCGCAATGAATGGTGTTCCAACTGGCCTTGTACGGGTTCTTTCCGGTGTCCCAAGGGCATTTATGACGGTTCTTTCTGCTATTTCTGATCAGAAGGAAGCGGCATAG
- the rplA gene encoding 50S ribosomal protein L1: MPKHGKKYTEMSKKIDKQARYDFNEALELSLASSYVKFDETVDIAVRLGVDPRHADQMVRGTVALPNGLGKEVKVLVFAKGEKEKEALDAGADFIADEETVAKIKDGWFGFDKAIATPDMMGTVGKLGRVLGPRGLMPNAKTGTVTFDVAKAVEELKAGKIDFRVEKAGIIHVPVGKVSFGPEKLVENVKAFINMIIALKPASSKGTYLKTITVSTTMGPGVKIDPMFTK, translated from the coding sequence ATGCCGAAGCACGGTAAAAAATATACGGAAATGTCAAAAAAGATCGATAAGCAGGCTCGCTATGATTTCAATGAAGCTTTAGAGCTCTCACTCGCATCATCCTATGTAAAATTCGATGAAACGGTTGATATTGCTGTGAGACTTGGAGTTGACCCGCGCCACGCAGATCAGATGGTCAGGGGAACCGTAGCCCTTCCCAATGGTCTTGGAAAAGAAGTGAAGGTTCTGGTTTTTGCTAAGGGTGAAAAAGAAAAAGAAGCCCTGGATGCAGGCGCCGACTTTATAGCCGACGAAGAAACCGTTGCTAAGATAAAAGATGGCTGGTTCGGTTTTGACAAGGCAATTGCAACACCTGACATGATGGGAACCGTTGGTAAGCTTGGCAGGGTCCTCGGACCACGTGGATTGATGCCCAATGCAAAGACCGGAACGGTGACCTTTGATGTTGCAAAGGCCGTTGAAGAGCTCAAGGCGGGTAAGATAGATTTCAGGGTTGAGAAAGCCGGTATTATTCATGTGCCCGTTGGTAAGGTTTCCTTTGGTCCTGAAAAACTGGTCGAAAACGTTAAGGCCTTCATCAATATGATCATTGCCCTTAAACCAGCTTCCAGTAAGGGAACTTATCTTAAAACCATAACTGTTTCAACTACCATGGGCCCCGGCGTAAAAATAGATCCCATGTTTACCAAGTAG